The following are encoded together in the Bacillus cereus group sp. RP43 genome:
- a CDS encoding VOC family protein, giving the protein MTKNRLLRMDNVSIVVESLDNAISFFEEIGLNLEGRATVEGEWAGRVTGLGSQCVEIAMMVTPDGHSRIELSRFLTPPTIADHRTAPVNALGYLRVMFTVEDIDEMVSRLTKHGAQLVGEVVQYENSYRLCYIRGTEGILIGLAEELGNK; this is encoded by the coding sequence ATGACAAAAAACAGATTACTACGAATGGACAATGTCAGCATCGTTGTAGAATCCCTTGATAACGCAATCTCTTTCTTCGAGGAGATTGGCTTGAATCTCGAAGGACGAGCTACTGTTGAAGGTGAATGGGCTGGTCGCGTAACTGGACTCGGTTCTCAGTGCGTAGAGATTGCTATGATGGTTACGCCAGATGGTCACAGCCGAATTGAACTTTCGCGATTTCTCACCCCACCTACTATAGCAGATCACCGGACAGCTCCTGTAAACGCCCTCGGTTATCTGCGCGTCATGTTCACCGTCGAAGACATTGACGAAATGGTATCCAGACTTACTAAGCATGGTGCTCAGCTCGTTGGCGAAGTAGTTCAGTATGAGAACTCATATCGACTCTGCTACATTCGTGGAACCGAAGGAATTTTAATCGGTTTGGCGGAAGAACTCGGTAACAAATAA